The genomic DNA GCTCCGCCAAGGACGCCTACGACTTCGTCAACGAGGCCGGCCGGTGGGCCGAGCGGCTGCCGCACGTGGCGACCGTGCGCCTCACCGAGGACACCCCCGGCCTGCAGACCCTGGAGATGGACACCCGGGCCAAGGACGGCTCCACCCACACCACCCGGTCCTACCGGGTGTGCCTGGAGGGCCGGAAGATCGCCTACAAGCAGACCACGCTGCCGGCCCTGATGAGCCTGCACACCGGCTACTGGACCTTCCGCGACACGGACACCGGCGCCACCGCGTCCTCGCAGCACACCGTCGTGCTGCGCCCCGAGAACATCGAGCGGATCCTGGGTCCAGAGGCGGGGGTCGCCGAGGCCCGCGAGTACGTGCGCACCGCGCTGAGCACCAACAGCCGGGCCACGCTGGGCCATGCCCGTGACTACGCCGAGGCGAGGCGCTGACCCGTGTCCGGTGCCGACACGGCCGACACGGCCGGCACAGACACAGCCGCCCCGCAGGTCGTCGTGGTCGGCGCCGGCCCCGTCGGGCTGATGCTCGCCGGCGAACTGCGGCTCGGCGGCGCCGAGGTGACCGTGCTGGAACGGCTGGCCACCCCGACCACCGAGTCCCGCGCCTCCACGCTGCACGCGCGGACGATGGAGATCCTCCGGCAGCGCGGTCTGCTGGACGCCCCCGGCGGCTTCGCGGACCCGCTCCCGCCGTGCGAGCCACGGGGCCACTTCGGTGGCCTCCCCCTGGACCTGACGCTGCCCAGCTCCCACCCCGGGCAGTGGAAGGTCCCGCAGGTGCGCACCGAGGCGATCCTCGGCGCCCGGGCGGAACGCCTCGGGGTGCGCGTGCTGCGCGGCCACCGCGTCGTCTCCGTCGAGCAGGACGCCCACCGGGTGCGGGTGGTGGCCGAGCACGCGGGCCGGCGCACCACGTTCACCGCCCGCTACGCCGTGGGCTGCGACGGCGAGCGGTCGGCCGTACGCCGGCTGGCCGGAATCGGCTTCCCGGGCGCCGACGCCGAACGGGAGCTGCTGCGCGCCGACGTCGACGGCCTCGAGATCCCCGACCGGCGCTTCCAGCGGCTGCCGAAGGGACTGGCGATCGCGGCCCGGCGCGGCGACGGCGTCACCCGCGTGATGGTCCACCGCTTCGGTTCCCCGCCGCGCGGCGCCGGGGAACCGGACTTCGGGGACGTCGTGGCGGCCTGGCGGGACGTCACCGGCGAGGACGTCTCCGGCGGCACCCCGCTGTGGGTGAACTCCTTCGGGGACGCCTCCCGGCAGGCCGAGCACTACCGCCAAGGGCGGATCCTGCTGGCCGGCGACGCCGCCCACCAGCAGATGCCGATCGGCGGCCAGGCACTCAACCTGGGCCTCCAGGACGCGGCCAACCTGGGCTGGAAACTCGCGGCCACCGTGTCCGGCCGGGCCCCCGAAGGCCTCCTGGACACGTACCACCGGGAGCGGCACGCGGTCGGACGGCGCGTGCTGTCCACCATCCGCGCGCAGGCCCGCCTGCTGCTCGGCGGCCCCGAGGTGGAGGCGCTGCGCTCGGTGATCGGCGAACTGATCCCGTACGAACCGGTCCGGACGCACCTGGCCGGACTGATCAGCGGTCTCGACGTCCGCTACGGCGCAGACGAGGACCCGGCCCCGGTGGGCGCGCGGCTGCCCGGCCCGCCGCCCGGCGACCACGGCAGCACGCAGGAGGCCCTGCGCCGGGCCCGGGGGGTGCTCCTCGTGGCGACCGGCGACGGGGACCCGCGCGAGGCCCTCGTGCGCGCCGCACGCCCCTTCGCGGGCGCCGTCGACACCGTGACCGTCCCGCCGGCCGGGGACGGCCCGCTGCGGGACGCCGCCGCCGTCCTCGTCCGCCCCGACGGCCACATCGCCTGGACGGGCGACGCACCGGACGGCCTGCGGACGGCGCTCGCCCACTGGTTCGTCCCCGACGAGGAGGCCGGAACGGCCCCCCACCGCGACGGGCACACCGACGGGCGGCCGCGCCCCGCACGCCACCCCGCCGCACGACACCAAGCCGCACGACACCAAGCGGCACGACCTCACGGCAGGAGAGAGAACATGGGCAGTCTGACCGGACGCACGGCGCTCGTCACGGGCGCCAGCCGGGGCATGGGACGGGCCACCGCCGAGCGGCTGGCCCGCGACGGCGCACTCGTCGTCGTGCACTACGGCACCAACGAGGACGCGGCCGCCGAGGTCGTCGACGGCATCGAGCGGGACGGCGGGCGGGCGTTCGCCGTGCGGGCCGAACTCGGCGCCCCCGGCGACGTGCACGAGCTGTTCCTCGCCCTGGAGGAGGGGCTGAAGGAGCGCACCGGCTCCACCGAACTGGACATCCTGGTCAACAACGCCGGGGTGATGGGCGGCGTCAAGGCCGAGGACACCACGCCGGAGCAGTTCGACCGGATCGTCGCCGTGAACGCCAGGGCGCCGTTCTTCATCATCCAGCGGGCGCTCACCAACATGCCCGACGGCGGCCGGATCGTGAACGTCTCCTCCGGACTGACCCGGTTCGCCAACCCCGACGAGATCGCCTACGCGATGAGCAAGGGCGCCGTGGAGCAGCTCGCGCTGCACTTCGCGAAGGCGCTCGGCCCGCGCCGCATCACGGTGAACAGCGTCGCTCCGGGCATCACCCGCAACGGCAACCCGCTGTTCGACATCCCCGAGGCGGTCGAGGCGATGGCCGCGCTGTCCGCCTTCAACCGGGTCGGCGAACCGCAGGACGTCGCCGACGTCGTCGCCTTCCTGGTGTCCGACGACGCCCGCTGGATCACCGGCTCCTTCGTCGACGCCAGCGGCGGCACCCTCCTGGGCTGACGACATGACCAGGACCGTTCCCGGGCCGGTGGCCGACGCCGGGGAAGGACGGTGGAGCCCCCGGCTGTGGGGGCTGCTGCTGGTCCTCGCCGGCAACATGCTCATCGACGCGCTCGAGGTGTCCGTGGCGGTGGTGGCACTGCCCTCCATCGGCACGGACCTCGGGCTGCCCCTGACGAGCGCGCAGTGGGCGATGACCGGCTTCGCCGCCGGCTTCGGCGCCCTCATGCTCTTCGGGACCCGGCTGGTGGCGCTGCTGGGCCGTCGCCGGGTCTATCTGGTGGCGCTCCTCGGGTTCGCCGCCGCCTCCCTGCTCAGCGCCTTCGCCCAGGAGCCCGCGCTGCTCGTCGCGACCCGGCTGGTCAAGGGGTTCTGCGCCGCGCTGACGGCTCCCACGGGGCTGGCCATCATCGCCACCGCCTTCCCCGAGGGCCGTGCCCGCAGCCGTGCCGTCTCCGTCTACACCCTCTTCGGCGCCGGCGGGTTCACCGCGGGCCTGCTGCTGTCCGGCT from Streptomyces sp. CB09001 includes the following:
- a CDS encoding SDR family oxidoreductase; translated protein: MSGADTADTAGTDTAAPQVVVVGAGPVGLMLAGELRLGGAEVTVLERLATPTTESRASTLHARTMEILRQRGLLDAPGGFADPLPPCEPRGHFGGLPLDLTLPSSHPGQWKVPQVRTEAILGARAERLGVRVLRGHRVVSVEQDAHRVRVVAEHAGRRTTFTARYAVGCDGERSAVRRLAGIGFPGADAERELLRADVDGLEIPDRRFQRLPKGLAIAARRGDGVTRVMVHRFGSPPRGAGEPDFGDVVAAWRDVTGEDVSGGTPLWVNSFGDASRQAEHYRQGRILLAGDAAHQQMPIGGQALNLGLQDAANLGWKLAATVSGRAPEGLLDTYHRERHAVGRRVLSTIRAQARLLLGGPEVEALRSVIGELIPYEPVRTHLAGLISGLDVRYGADEDPAPVGARLPGPPPGDHGSTQEALRRARGVLLVATGDGDPREALVRAARPFAGAVDTVTVPPAGDGPLRDAAAVLVRPDGHIAWTGDAPDGLRTALAHWFVPDEEAGTAPHRDGHTDGRPRPARHPAARHQAARHQAARPHGRRENMGSLTGRTALVTGASRGMGRATAERLARDGALVVVHYGTNEDAAAEVVDGIERDGGRAFAVRAELGAPGDVHELFLALEEGLKERTGSTELDILVNNAGVMGGVKAEDTTPEQFDRIVAVNARAPFFIIQRALTNMPDGGRIVNVSSGLTRFANPDEIAYAMSKGAVEQLALHFAKALGPRRITVNSVAPGITRNGNPLFDIPEAVEAMAALSAFNRVGEPQDVADVVAFLVSDDARWITGSFVDASGGTLLG